CACCGCTTTGTTGCGCAGGGCCCGGGCCTGTTCCGGGGTTGCACGTGGTAGGTAATAGCCCACGGCCAGGATGCGCTCGCCCACCCGCTGGTAGAACACATGCTTGTGTTCGACCTTGCCATCATTCCAGTTCTGCCAGCGGTAGTCGGCTTGCTGGATGCCCTGGCCTTCGGGCACCGTGAGCGCGTCCTTGAACGACTGGCGCAAATCCGGCCCCAGCACCTCGTTGACGTCGCGACCGATCAGTGCGGAGGAGGGCCCGCCACTGGCCAACAGCACGCCCTGGGTATCGACCACGAACACGTAACGGTCCTGGTCGATAAATTCCCCTTGGCGGCTGAACGCGGCGAAGGCCTTGTCGCCGTTGCTCTGGTAGTAGGCCAGGGCTTTTTCCAGCAGGGCCTTGGCCGCCTGGGCGTCCTCATCCTGAGTCGGGGCGGCGTGCACCTGGCTGAAACACAACAGCAGCAGCCAGGTGATGCGGAGCATTCCCTTCATGGTCCGTCCTCGTTCTTGTTGGTGTGACAAGAGCGTAGACGGCCCTGGCTCAGGGCGCTGCCAACCATTGATTGACGATGCCCTGGTACACCCCGGTGGCGATGCTCAGGTGCAACCACTGGTCGACATAGCTTTTCCAGGCCACATCATCGCGGGGCAGCAAAAAGGCTTTTTCGCTGTACTGCATCTGCCGCTCCGGGTTGACGGCACACAGGCCTGGCTTGAACTTCTGCTGGTAGAGCGCCTCGCTGGCGTCGGTGATCATCACATCGGCCCTGCCGGCAAGCAGTTCGTCGAAGATCGTCACGTTGTCGTGCAGGCGGATCTGCGCCTGGCCCAGGTGAGTACGGGCAAATATTTCGTTGGTGCCGCCTGCCGGTTCGATCACCCGCACCGTTGGCTTGTTGATCTGCTCGACGCTCTGGTAGCGCTTCACGTCGGCGCAGCGCACCAGTGGGATCTTGCCGTCCACGCCGAGGGACTGGCTGAAGAACGCCTTTTTCTGACGCTCCAGCGACACCGAAATACCCCCCACGGCGATGTCGCAGCGTTGCGCAATAAAGTCCGGCATCAGGGTTTTCCAGGTGGTGGGGACCCAGGTGATCTTGGCGTTGAGGGTCTTGGCCAAGGATTCGGCCATGGCAATGTCGATGCCTTCGTAGCGGCCATCGGCGCCCAACTTGGAATAGGGCGTGTAGTCGCCAGTGGTACACACGCTGAGGGTGCCGCGCTGCAGCACTTGATCCAGGCGCGAGGGGGCGGTGTCGGCCAGGGCGCTGGTGGCCAGGCTCGCCAGTACACACAGGGCTAAGGGAGCTTTCATGTGGTCGAGTCCTTGGGGCATTGTCAGGGGGGAGTCATTATTTCCAGCAAGGGGCAGAGTGGCAAGGCGTGGCGATTGTTTAGCCAGTGTGTAACCAAACTCCGTTATCCCTGACTTGAATCGCCTATTCAGGCGTGTGAGGCTGCGGGCATCTTCATCATCGTGATTCGCCCATGGACGGTTCCGCCGCTACCCATCTCGCGACACTGCCGTCCCTACTTGCGTTCTGGGCGCTGTTTCACTGTCGGCATGCACGCCCGCCGGACGCCCTTTTCTTACGTTGATCTGCCCTATGTATGACGCGCCCCTGCGCGCGTCTGCCTGCAACGAACGTATGAGAAACCCAATGCGCGATTTTGCCAGCCTGCACGAAGCCCA
The genomic region above belongs to Pseudomonas sp. S35 and contains:
- a CDS encoding transporter substrate-binding domain-containing protein; the protein is MKAPLALCVLASLATSALADTAPSRLDQVLQRGTLSVCTTGDYTPYSKLGADGRYEGIDIAMAESLAKTLNAKITWVPTTWKTLMPDFIAQRCDIAVGGISVSLERQKKAFFSQSLGVDGKIPLVRCADVKRYQSVEQINKPTVRVIEPAGGTNEIFARTHLGQAQIRLHDNVTIFDELLAGRADVMITDASEALYQQKFKPGLCAVNPERQMQYSEKAFLLPRDDVAWKSYVDQWLHLSIATGVYQGIVNQWLAAP
- a CDS encoding cache domain-containing protein codes for the protein MKGMLRITWLLLLCFSQVHAAPTQDEDAQAAKALLEKALAYYQSNGDKAFAAFSRQGEFIDQDRYVFVVDTQGVLLASGGPSSALIGRDVNEVLGPDLRQSFKDALTVPEGQGIQQADYRWQNWNDGKVEHKHVFYQRVGERILAVGYYLPRATPEQARALRNKAVNALLKDEAGTLKAINALQGGFLQDDLYVFVVDLNTQRYVAHGTNLRLINTDFSKIKDPDGKPVGEPILKLMAEQDQGEYKYRWKNPVTDKVENKHAYIRKAGHFMVAVGYYSP